In one window of Paracoccus saliphilus DNA:
- a CDS encoding BCCT family transporter, translated as MESLAKRLGLRTDVTIFFWSAGIMVAFLLALLVAKEPIGAFFGAARTWVVTNLGWFFIFGVTTWVVFLLWVALGRYGSIRLGGEDERPTYGNASWFAMLFAGGVGTVLMFWGVAEPIYHFSQPPHGEVQPFSVEASTDAMGFALYHLGLHTWSIFTLPGLAFAYFIYRHKLPVRFSSAFYPLIKDRIYGPIGKTLDIFAIVGTLFGVAVSIGLGTNQISAGLSELFGFDDNVGTKVIIIVLLTAVAVSSIVAGLDAGVKLLSNINILMAVGLMLFVLFAGSTVFLLRSIVETLGIYLSNIFPMSFWNDTLAQYTREDGGWGWQGSWTVFYWAWTVTWSPFVGIFVARISRGRTIREFVLGVMFAPSLFTLVWFSIFGWSAMQIAGIGGDGTGGGIVSAVQENVATAMFVFFEQFPATKLINGIAILIVAIFFATSSDSASLVVDMLCTGEEDPGPVRQRVFWGVSEGVLAMMLIVLAGQAGLDALQQVITVIGLPVFILVFIMMFSLMKALSKEDVGRVKVGPPPKLETL; from the coding sequence ATGGAAAGTTTAGCAAAAAGATTGGGGCTCAGGACGGATGTGACCATATTTTTCTGGTCTGCAGGGATCATGGTTGCATTTCTTCTGGCCCTGCTCGTCGCCAAGGAACCGATCGGGGCCTTTTTCGGCGCCGCCCGGACCTGGGTCGTGACCAATCTGGGTTGGTTCTTCATCTTTGGTGTGACCACATGGGTCGTATTCTTGCTATGGGTCGCTCTGGGCCGCTACGGCTCGATCCGTCTTGGCGGAGAGGATGAACGACCAACCTACGGCAATGCATCATGGTTTGCCATGTTGTTTGCCGGGGGGGTCGGCACCGTGCTGATGTTCTGGGGCGTGGCCGAGCCGATCTATCACTTTTCTCAGCCACCGCATGGAGAGGTGCAACCATTCTCGGTCGAGGCATCCACCGATGCCATGGGATTCGCCCTCTATCACCTTGGTCTGCATACATGGTCCATCTTTACTTTGCCGGGGCTGGCCTTCGCCTATTTCATTTATCGGCACAAACTGCCCGTGCGATTCAGTTCGGCCTTCTATCCGCTGATCAAGGACAGGATCTACGGGCCGATCGGCAAGACCCTCGACATCTTCGCGATCGTCGGCACGCTGTTCGGTGTGGCGGTCTCGATTGGTCTCGGCACCAACCAGATCAGTGCCGGCCTCAGCGAGCTGTTCGGCTTTGACGATAATGTCGGCACGAAGGTCATCATCATCGTGCTGCTGACCGCCGTTGCCGTCAGTTCGATCGTGGCCGGTCTGGATGCGGGCGTTAAGCTGCTGTCCAATATCAATATCCTGATGGCGGTCGGCCTGATGCTCTTCGTGCTTTTCGCCGGATCGACCGTGTTCCTGCTGCGCAGCATCGTCGAGACCCTGGGCATCTATCTCAGCAACATATTCCCGATGTCATTCTGGAATGACACCTTGGCGCAATATACCCGCGAAGACGGGGGGTGGGGCTGGCAGGGAAGCTGGACCGTGTTCTACTGGGCCTGGACAGTGACCTGGTCACCATTCGTCGGCATCTTCGTGGCCCGCATCTCGCGCGGGCGGACGATCCGTGAATTCGTCCTGGGGGTGATGTTCGCACCATCACTCTTCACGCTGGTCTGGTTCTCTATCTTCGGCTGGTCGGCGATGCAGATCGCGGGGATCGGTGGCGACGGTACTGGCGGCGGGATCGTTTCCGCGGTGCAGGAAAATGTCGCCACGGCCATGTTCGTCTTCTTCGAGCAGTTCCCGGCGACCAAGCTGATCAACGGCATCGCGATCCTGATCGTAGCGATTTTCTTCGCGACATCGTCTGACTCGGCCTCGCTGGTGGTGGACATGCTCTGCACCGGAGAGGAGGATCCGGGGCCGGTTCGTCAGCGGGTCTTCTGGGGTGTGTCTGAAGGCGTGTTGGCGATGATGTTGATCGTGCTGGCGGGGCAGGCGGGCCTGGACGCGCTGCAGCAGGTCATCACCGTGATCGGCTTGCCGGTCTTCATCCTCGTGTTCATCATGATGTTCTCGTTGATGAAGGCACTTTCCAAGGAGGATGTCGGCCGCGTGAAGGTCGGTCCGCCGCCGAAGCTCGAGACGCTTTGA
- a CDS encoding NADP-dependent malic enzyme encodes MVDKNRSKSRITPEEALAYHMEPRPGKFDIIASTPMTTQRDLSLAYSPGVAVPVQAIADRPETAYDYTNKGNMVAVVSNGTAILGLGNLGALASKPVMEGKSVLFKRFADVNAIDIELDSEDPEEIISAVRLMGPAFGGINLEDIKAPECFIIEQRLKEAMDIPVFHDDQHGTAVICAAGLINALELTGKKIEDVKIVLNGAGAAGIACLELLKSMGAGHDNCIMCDTKGVIYQGRTEGMNQWKSAHAVVTEARSLEEVMKGADVFLGVSVKGAVTQEMVQSMADNPVIFAMANPDPEITPEDAHAVRADAIVATGRSDYPNQVNNVLGFPYLFRGALDIHARAINDEMKIACARALAGLAREDVPDEVAAAYGRKLQFGRDYIIPTPFDPRLIHVVPPAVARAGMDTGVARRPIIDMEGYIQSLKARMDPTAAILQGMHARARNSQARMIFAEGDDPRVLRAAVAWQRGGMGQALVVGRENDVKEKLEAAGLADAVREITVVNAANTRHLEAYHDFLYARLQRKGMDREDTNRLANRDRHVFAALMLAHGHGDGLVTGATRKSAHVLDQMGQVFDLRPQDGAVGITAILHKGRIVLIGDTLVHEWPEAEDLADIATRGAVVARGLGLEPRVAFLSFSNFGYPVSERATKMAEAPMVLDARKVDFEYEGEMTVDVALNPESAARYPFSRLTGPANVMVMPARHSASISVKLMQEMAGATVIGPILTGVPQPIQICSTTSTVNDILNMAAISAGGLGTVK; translated from the coding sequence ATGGTCGATAAGAACCGCAGCAAGTCACGCATCACGCCCGAAGAGGCGCTGGCCTATCACATGGAGCCGCGTCCGGGGAAATTCGACATCATCGCCTCGACCCCGATGACAACGCAGCGTGACCTGTCGCTGGCTTATTCTCCTGGTGTCGCGGTGCCGGTGCAGGCCATCGCGGACCGGCCCGAGACGGCCTATGATTATACCAACAAGGGCAACATGGTCGCGGTCGTCTCGAACGGCACTGCCATCCTGGGGCTTGGCAATCTGGGCGCGCTGGCCTCGAAGCCGGTGATGGAGGGCAAGTCGGTGCTGTTCAAGCGCTTTGCCGATGTCAACGCCATCGATATCGAGCTGGACAGCGAGGACCCGGAAGAGATCATCAGTGCCGTCCGGCTGATGGGGCCGGCCTTCGGCGGGATCAACCTTGAGGATATCAAGGCGCCGGAATGTTTCATCATCGAGCAGCGCCTGAAAGAAGCGATGGATATCCCGGTCTTCCATGACGATCAGCACGGGACCGCCGTGATCTGTGCGGCCGGGCTGATCAACGCTCTGGAGCTGACCGGCAAGAAGATCGAGGATGTGAAGATCGTGCTCAATGGCGCGGGGGCGGCGGGGATCGCATGTCTGGAGCTGTTGAAGTCGATGGGTGCGGGGCATGACAACTGTATCATGTGCGACACCAAGGGCGTGATCTACCAGGGCCGGACCGAGGGCATGAACCAGTGGAAATCGGCCCATGCGGTGGTGACCGAGGCGCGTAGCCTGGAAGAGGTGATGAAGGGCGCCGACGTGTTCCTTGGCGTGTCCGTCAAGGGGGCGGTGACGCAGGAGATGGTGCAATCCATGGCCGACAATCCGGTCATCTTCGCCATGGCAAATCCCGATCCGGAGATCACCCCCGAGGATGCCCATGCCGTGCGCGCCGATGCGATCGTGGCCACGGGGCGCAGCGATTACCCCAACCAGGTCAACAATGTGCTGGGCTTCCCCTATCTGTTCAGGGGCGCGCTGGACATTCATGCCCGCGCCATCAATGACGAGATGAAGATCGCCTGCGCCCGCGCCCTGGCCGGGCTGGCGCGCGAGGATGTGCCCGACGAGGTGGCCGCCGCCTATGGCCGCAAGCTGCAATTCGGCCGCGACTATATCATTCCCACCCCATTCGATCCCCGGTTGATCCATGTCGTGCCTCCGGCAGTGGCCAGGGCCGGGATGGATACCGGGGTCGCCCGTCGCCCGATCATCGACATGGAGGGCTATATCCAGTCGCTGAAGGCGCGGATGGATCCGACCGCGGCGATCCTGCAGGGAATGCACGCCCGCGCGCGTAATTCTCAGGCCCGGATGATCTTTGCCGAGGGCGACGATCCGCGCGTGTTGCGCGCCGCCGTGGCATGGCAGCGTGGCGGCATGGGGCAGGCGCTGGTCGTGGGCCGCGAGAATGACGTCAAGGAAAAGCTGGAGGCGGCGGGGCTTGCCGATGCCGTCCGCGAGATCACGGTGGTCAATGCCGCCAATACCCGCCATCTCGAGGCTTATCACGATTTCCTCTATGCCCGGCTTCAGCGCAAGGGCATGGACCGGGAGGACACCAACCGGCTGGCCAATCGCGACCGGCATGTCTTTGCCGCCTTGATGCTCGCGCATGGGCATGGCGACGGGCTGGTAACGGGGGCGACACGCAAGAGCGCGCATGTGCTGGACCAGATGGGGCAGGTCTTCGATCTGCGTCCGCAAGACGGGGCTGTCGGGATCACCGCCATCTTGCACAAGGGGCGGATCGTATTGATTGGCGACACGCTGGTGCATGAATGGCCCGAGGCCGAGGACCTGGCCGATATCGCCACGCGCGGCGCGGTCGTGGCGCGGGGATTGGGGCTGGAGCCGCGTGTCGCCTTCCTGTCATTCTCGAATTTCGGCTATCCGGTCAGCGAGCGCGCCACCAAGATGGCGGAGGCACCGATGGTGCTGGATGCGCGCAAGGTGGATTTCGAATATGAGGGCGAGATGACGGTGGATGTCGCCCTGAACCCGGAATCGGCGGCGCGCTATCCCTTCAGCCGCCTGACCGGCCCCGCCAATGTCATGGTGATGCCCGCAAGGCATTCGGCCTCGATCTCGGTCAAGCTGATGCAGGAGATGGCCGGTGCAACGGTGATCGGACCGATCCTGACGGGGGTTCCGCAGCCTATCCAGATTTGCTCGACCACTTCGACGGTGAACGACATCCTGAACATGGCCGCGATATCGGCAGGTGGCTTGGGAACGGTGAAATAG
- a CDS encoding MFS transporter: MRSPLARFIAASGLTNLGDGIALVAWAWLATQLTRDPLLIALVPVALKAPWFVFSLPAGLLIDRIDRRRAILAADMIRVVAYVSAAIAIWIALPFDPPPLRGTDQPVVFTLIAICAITVGAAEVLRDNAAQTILPSLIPEEGLERANGRLWSVEMVMNLFVGTALAGVLIGVSLALPFAVNAAAMALAVGLVFCLHGDFRADISGEPMQDRNWRVELREGLAFLLSQPILRGLALLTGFFNFAFEAMMVTLVLIVQERLQLGPLALSAIMASGAVGGVAAGLVNDRIVTRFGRGRVLQAAMISTFAFPLTVLLSSSGYGALAVICAGFLISEFGGILWNTVSVSYRQRHIPRRLLGRVNSAYRLFAIGMAPFGMLVAGLLTRSFSDLFGREFALTVPFWLAIATFATITLTYWRFLGRSFESR; the protein is encoded by the coding sequence ATGCGCAGCCCCCTTGCCCGTTTCATCGCAGCCTCCGGCCTTACCAATCTGGGGGACGGGATCGCGCTGGTCGCATGGGCATGGCTGGCCACGCAACTGACCCGCGACCCGCTGCTGATCGCGTTGGTGCCTGTCGCGCTCAAGGCGCCGTGGTTCGTGTTCTCACTGCCTGCGGGACTGCTTATCGACCGGATTGACCGGCGCCGGGCAATCCTTGCCGCCGATATGATCCGTGTCGTCGCCTATGTCAGCGCCGCCATCGCCATCTGGATAGCGCTGCCCTTCGATCCGCCGCCCCTGCGCGGCACCGATCAGCCGGTCGTCTTCACCCTGATCGCGATCTGCGCCATCACCGTCGGCGCGGCCGAGGTCCTGCGCGACAATGCCGCCCAGACCATCCTGCCCTCGCTGATCCCCGAGGAAGGGCTGGAGCGCGCGAATGGCCGGTTATGGTCGGTCGAGATGGTGATGAACCTTTTCGTCGGCACGGCGCTGGCAGGGGTTCTGATCGGCGTTTCGCTGGCATTGCCCTTCGCCGTCAACGCCGCCGCGATGGCGCTTGCCGTGGGTCTCGTTTTTTGCCTGCATGGCGATTTCCGCGCCGATATCTCGGGAGAACCCATGCAAGACCGCAACTGGCGCGTTGAGCTGCGTGAAGGCCTCGCCTTTCTGCTGAGCCAGCCGATCCTGCGGGGGCTGGCCCTTTTGACCGGTTTCTTCAATTTCGCCTTCGAGGCGATGATGGTCACGCTGGTCCTGATCGTGCAGGAGAGGCTGCAGCTTGGTCCACTGGCCCTTTCTGCGATCATGGCGTCTGGCGCGGTCGGTGGGGTTGCGGCAGGGCTGGTCAATGACCGCATCGTGACCCGCTTTGGCCGGGGGCGCGTCCTGCAAGCGGCGATGATCTCGACCTTTGCCTTTCCGCTGACGGTGCTGCTGTCAAGCAGCGGTTACGGCGCTTTGGCCGTGATTTGCGCAGGGTTTCTTATCAGCGAGTTCGGTGGCATCTTGTGGAACACGGTTTCGGTCTCGTACCGGCAACGGCACATTCCACGCAGATTACTGGGCCGGGTGAATTCGGCCTACCGGCTGTTCGCCATCGGCATGGCCCCCTTCGGGATGTTGGTCGCGGGCCTTCTGACCCGCAGCTTTAGTGACCTGTTCGGGCGGGAATTCGCGTTGACGGTTCCCTTCTGGCTGGCCATAGCAACCTTCGCGACGATCACTCTGACCTATTGGCGTTTCCTAGGCCGGTCTTTTGAAAGCCGTTGA
- a CDS encoding proteasome-type protease produces the protein MTYCVGLKLDAGLVLLSDTRTNAGLDNIASYRKMFFFEQPEERVIAIMTAGSLSLTQTTLARLEEATEDEAADETSSVLKAPSMLRVASIIGDTLARTRREIVEQHRELSQRASASMIVAGQRKGGDMRMFLIYPEGNFIEATEDTPFLQIGEHKYGKPILDRVVRPETSLADAQKAVLLSMDSTLRSNLSVGMPLDLAVIEKDACTISMKRRIEEGDPDFMHMSAAWSAALRDSFAKVSL, from the coding sequence ATGACCTATTGCGTCGGTCTGAAACTCGATGCCGGGCTTGTGCTGTTGTCGGATACGCGCACGAATGCCGGCCTCGACAATATCGCCAGCTACCGCAAGATGTTCTTTTTCGAGCAACCGGAAGAGCGCGTGATCGCGATCATGACCGCCGGCTCGCTGTCGCTGACCCAGACCACGCTTGCGCGGCTGGAAGAAGCCACCGAGGACGAGGCGGCGGATGAGACGAGTTCGGTCCTGAAAGCGCCGTCGATGCTGCGTGTCGCCTCTATCATCGGGGATACGCTGGCGCGCACGCGGCGCGAGATCGTCGAACAGCACCGCGAACTCAGCCAGAGGGCCTCGGCAAGCATGATCGTCGCCGGCCAACGCAAGGGCGGGGACATGCGCATGTTCCTGATCTACCCGGAGGGCAATTTCATCGAGGCGACCGAGGACACGCCCTTCCTGCAGATCGGCGAGCATAAATACGGCAAACCGATCCTCGACCGGGTCGTCCGGCCCGAGACCAGCCTTGCCGATGCGCAAAAGGCGGTGCTCCTGTCCATGGACTCGACCCTGCGGTCGAACCTGTCGGTCGGCATGCCGCTGGATCTGGCGGTGATCGAAAAGGACGCTTGCACCATTTCGATGAAACGCCGAATCGAAGAGGGCGATCCCGATTTCATGCATATGAGCGCCGCATGGTCCGCCGCCCTGCGCGACAGCTTTGCGAAAGTCTCTCTCTGA
- a CDS encoding ABC transporter ATP-binding protein, translating to MIEARKLSVSIKGTAILQKVDLRLTPGTITGLVGESGSGKSITSLAIMGLLPRGARASGQIMLDGQDLLSTPEAQMCKIRGNRIGMIFQEPMTALNPLMNIGDQVAEVLRIHHRMDRGAALARAREKLDRVGLPEPRFPLTLFPHELSGGQRQRVAIALAIAERPDLLIADEPTTALDVTTQAQILDLLAGLVRDEGMAMLLITHDLAVVAGIADRVAVMKAGEIVEEGPTEALFRRQAHPYTRELFAASRHVPAGGGSTDEQEPLLQVDSAVREYRLPGNAGILRAVDGVSLTIGCGESVGLVGESGCGKSTLTRAILGLDPLQGGKIRVSGQEVTAGRSMPRELRAKAQVVFQDPFGSFNPRWRVERLVAEPFHLTGRPNDWRSRVSAALEEVGLSATDSRKYIHEFSGGQRQRIAIARALIIRPELIVLDEAVSALDVRVRSQVLDLLADLRRSHGLSYLFISHDLSVVRGVADRVLVMEKGRIVEDGPAKRIIEAPSHPYTQSLIKAMPRIPEDWVAA from the coding sequence ATGATCGAGGCGCGCAAGCTCTCCGTTTCGATCAAAGGCACCGCGATCCTGCAAAAGGTCGATCTGCGGCTCACCCCCGGCACGATCACCGGGTTGGTCGGGGAATCCGGCAGCGGCAAGTCCATTACATCGCTTGCAATCATGGGGCTGTTGCCGCGCGGGGCGAGGGCGTCGGGTCAGATCATGCTGGATGGGCAGGACCTGCTGTCCACGCCCGAGGCGCAGATGTGCAAGATCCGTGGAAACCGTATCGGAATGATTTTCCAGGAACCGATGACCGCCTTGAATCCGCTGATGAATATCGGCGATCAAGTGGCCGAGGTGCTGCGCATCCATCATCGTATGGACCGGGGGGCGGCGCTGGCCCGTGCGCGGGAAAAACTGGACCGGGTCGGCCTGCCAGAGCCGCGCTTTCCCTTGACCCTCTTTCCGCATGAACTGTCGGGCGGGCAACGCCAGCGGGTCGCCATCGCGCTGGCCATCGCCGAGCGTCCCGACCTGCTGATCGCGGATGAACCGACCACCGCGCTGGACGTGACCACGCAGGCGCAAATCCTTGATTTGCTGGCAGGTCTGGTACGTGACGAAGGCATGGCGATGCTGCTGATTACCCATGACCTTGCCGTCGTCGCGGGTATCGCCGACCGGGTGGCGGTGATGAAGGCGGGCGAGATTGTCGAGGAAGGCCCGACCGAGGCATTGTTCCGCAGGCAGGCGCATCCCTATACGCGCGAACTTTTCGCAGCCTCGCGCCATGTTCCGGCCGGCGGAGGCTCTACGGACGAGCAGGAGCCTCTGCTGCAGGTCGATAGCGCGGTTCGGGAATATCGCCTGCCGGGGAACGCGGGTATCTTGCGGGCGGTGGATGGGGTCAGCCTGACGATCGGGTGCGGTGAAAGCGTCGGGCTGGTGGGCGAATCCGGTTGCGGGAAATCCACTCTGACACGGGCAATTCTGGGGCTCGATCCGCTGCAGGGAGGAAAAATTCGCGTTTCCGGGCAAGAGGTTACGGCAGGCCGTTCGATGCCGCGAGAATTGCGCGCCAAGGCGCAGGTGGTCTTTCAGGACCCGTTCGGCAGCTTCAATCCGCGCTGGCGGGTCGAGCGGCTGGTGGCCGAGCCATTCCATCTGACAGGCCGCCCGAACGACTGGCGCAGCCGTGTCAGTGCGGCGCTGGAAGAGGTCGGCCTGTCAGCCACGGACAGCCGCAAATATATCCATGAGTTCTCGGGCGGGCAGCGTCAGCGGATCGCCATTGCCCGCGCGCTGATCATTCGACCCGAACTCATCGTCTTGGATGAGGCGGTCAGTGCGCTGGATGTCCGTGTCCGGTCGCAAGTGCTTGATTTGCTGGCTGATCTAAGGCGCAGCCACGGGCTTTCCTATCTCTTCATCAGCCATGACCTGTCGGTCGTGCGGGGCGTGGCCGACCGGGTTCTGGTGATGGAGAAGGGCCGGATCGTCGAGGACGGTCCCGCCAAACGGATCATCGAGGCGCCCAGCCATCCCTATACGCAAAGCCTGATCAAGGCGATGCCGCGCATCCCCGAGGATTGGGTCGCCGCCTGA
- a CDS encoding ABC transporter permease gives MRPGTILGALLAGLAVLAAAISFLWTPYDVTQMAIADKLMPPSAGHWLGTDHFGRDILSMIMVGARVSIAVALVAVGIGMGLGVPLGLVAAARRGSWLEEAIMRGNDLIFAFPSLVIAILITAIFGPSAVNAIIAIGIFNIPVFARVTRGGALPLWTLDYIRAAEVSGKGAALISLQHVLPNIANLLIVQGTIQFSLGILAEAGLSYVGLGAQPPTPSWGRMLAEAQTMVTLAPHVAIIPGLCILLTVLGLNLLGDGLRDALDPRLKVMR, from the coding sequence ATGAGGCCCGGCACGATCCTTGGCGCTCTGCTTGCCGGTCTGGCGGTGCTGGCGGCGGCGATCTCTTTCCTGTGGACGCCGTATGACGTGACGCAGATGGCCATCGCGGACAAGCTGATGCCGCCAAGTGCCGGGCATTGGCTGGGAACCGATCATTTCGGGCGGGACATCCTGTCGATGATCATGGTCGGTGCACGGGTGTCCATCGCCGTGGCGCTGGTCGCGGTCGGGATCGGCATGGGGTTGGGTGTGCCATTGGGACTAGTCGCGGCGGCGCGGCGCGGCAGTTGGCTGGAAGAGGCGATCATGCGGGGCAATGACCTGATCTTCGCCTTTCCCTCGCTGGTCATCGCGATCCTGATCACGGCGATTTTCGGGCCATCGGCGGTCAATGCAATCATCGCCATCGGCATCTTCAACATTCCCGTTTTCGCCCGCGTCACGAGGGGCGGAGCCCTGCCCTTGTGGACACTGGACTATATCCGCGCCGCCGAGGTTTCGGGCAAGGGGGCGGCGCTGATCAGCCTGCAGCATGTCCTGCCCAATATCGCCAACCTGCTGATCGTGCAGGGTACCATCCAGTTCAGTCTCGGCATCCTGGCCGAGGCCGGGTTGTCCTATGTCGGCCTTGGCGCGCAGCCGCCCACCCCAAGCTGGGGCCGGATGCTGGCCGAGGCGCAGACCATGGTGACACTGGCCCCGCATGTCGCGATCATTCCCGGATTGTGCATCCTGCTGACGGTGCTGGGGCTGAACCTGTTGGGCGATGGGCTGCGCGATGCCCTGGACCCGCGGCTGAAAGTGATGCGATGA
- a CDS encoding ABC transporter permease → MLRYSFRRILSLGLSLLVASAVIFSVVELVPGDPASFMLGTGAQPETIAALREQMGLDQSLPLRYANWLGALLQGDFGQSFTYKAPISELIGDRLQVSLALAVLALLLAAFIALPVGIYAAARRGRAGDAAVMGGTQLGIALPNFWFAMLLVLLFAVKLQWLPAGGFPGWSDPLAGLKALILPAVALALPQAAILARVLRSALIETQGQDYIRTARAKGLTAGQVLRRHALRNALIPVLTIMGMQFSFLLAGAIIIENVFYLPGLGRLIFQAINQRDLIVVQSAVLVLVAAVITVTFIVDLAYALVDPRLRQR, encoded by the coding sequence ATGCTGCGTTATTCCTTCCGCCGGATATTGTCGTTGGGGCTGAGCCTGCTGGTCGCCTCGGCGGTGATCTTTTCGGTGGTCGAACTGGTGCCCGGAGACCCGGCAAGCTTCATGCTGGGAACCGGCGCGCAGCCCGAGACCATCGCCGCATTGCGCGAGCAGATGGGGTTGGACCAATCTCTGCCGCTTCGCTATGCGAACTGGCTGGGGGCGCTGCTGCAGGGCGATTTCGGGCAGAGCTTCACCTACAAGGCGCCCATTTCCGAACTGATCGGCGACCGGCTGCAAGTATCGCTGGCGCTGGCGGTTCTGGCCCTGCTCCTGGCGGCCTTCATCGCGCTGCCGGTGGGCATCTATGCCGCCGCACGCCGGGGCCGGGCCGGCGATGCGGCAGTGATGGGCGGCACGCAACTGGGGATCGCGCTACCGAATTTCTGGTTCGCGATGCTGCTGGTGCTGCTTTTCGCGGTCAAGCTGCAATGGCTGCCTGCTGGCGGCTTTCCCGGATGGTCCGATCCGCTGGCCGGGCTGAAGGCACTGATCCTGCCCGCCGTGGCGCTTGCCCTGCCGCAGGCCGCAATCCTTGCCCGGGTGCTGCGATCCGCGCTGATCGAGACACAGGGGCAGGATTATATCCGCACCGCCCGCGCCAAGGGGCTTACCGCCGGGCAAGTGCTGCGGCGGCATGCACTGCGCAACGCATTGATCCCCGTACTGACGATCATGGGCATGCAGTTTTCTTTTCTGCTGGCCGGAGCGATCATCATCGAGAATGTCTTCTACCTGCCGGGATTGGGGCGGCTGATCTTTCAGGCGATCAACCAGCGCGACCTGATCGTCGTGCAATCCGCCGTTCTCGTGCTGGTGGCGGCGGTCATCACCGTGACCTTCATCGTCGATCTCGCCTATGCCCTGGTCGATCCGCGATTGAGGCAACGATGA
- a CDS encoding glucose 1-dehydrogenase, whose translation MRLQDKTAIVTGGGSGFGAGIARKFAAEGARVMVADINGEAAARIAEEIGGQAVRADVADSRSVAELARETRARLGGIDIVVNNAGVTHLPTLMEDVSEEDFDRVMSVNCKSVYLMSREIVPIMKEAGRGAIVNIASTAGVSPRPRLNWYNASKGWLITATKAMAVELAPFGIRVNALNPVAGETPLLKSFMGEDTPEMRAKFLSTIPIGRFSTPEDLGNAACFLASDEASMITGVAMEVDGGRCI comes from the coding sequence ATGAGATTGCAGGACAAGACGGCCATCGTCACCGGAGGCGGCTCGGGCTTTGGCGCGGGTATCGCACGCAAATTCGCGGCGGAGGGCGCGCGGGTCATGGTGGCCGACATCAATGGCGAGGCTGCCGCGCGGATCGCCGAAGAGATCGGTGGCCAGGCCGTTCGCGCCGATGTAGCCGACTCCCGGAGCGTGGCAGAGTTGGCCCGAGAGACGCGGGCAAGGCTGGGTGGGATCGATATCGTGGTGAACAATGCCGGGGTGACGCATCTGCCCACCTTGATGGAGGATGTCAGCGAAGAGGATTTCGACCGGGTGATGTCGGTCAATTGCAAATCGGTCTACCTGATGTCGCGAGAAATCGTGCCGATCATGAAAGAGGCAGGGCGGGGCGCAATCGTCAATATCGCCTCGACCGCGGGGGTCTCTCCGCGCCCACGCCTGAACTGGTACAATGCCTCGAAGGGCTGGCTGATCACCGCGACCAAGGCCATGGCGGTGGAACTCGCGCCTTTCGGCATCCGCGTGAACGCGCTCAACCCTGTCGCGGGCGAAACGCCCCTGCTGAAAAGCTTCATGGGCGAGGACACCCCCGAGATGCGGGCGAAATTCCTGTCGACGATCCCGATCGGCCGTTTCTCGACGCCCGAGGATCTGGGCAATGCCGCCTGTTTCCTTGCCTCGGACGAAGCATCGATGATTACCGGGGTCGCGATGGAGGTCGATGGCGGGCGCTGTATCTAG
- a CDS encoding glutathione S-transferase family protein, translated as MGQLVDGVWHDVWYDTKSTGGRFERSTTSWRNWITADGAKGPSGEGGFPAESGRYHLYVSFACPWAHRTLIFRELKGLAPHIGVSVVHPDMLSDGWEFRTDFPGATGDDLFNTRFLRDIYLRADPKASGRVTVPVLWDKQRGTIVSNESAEIIRMFNSAFDGLTGNTDDYYPADLRPEIDALNERIYDTVNNGVYKAGFATSQKAYDEAVVPLFDSLDWLEDILSTRRYLTGDRLTEADWRLFTTLVRFDPVYHTHFKCNRAWLREYPNLWGWTRELYQVAGIAGTVNFDHIVRHYHYSHDTINPNRIIPVNPVIDWTAPHGRG; from the coding sequence ATGGGACAGCTTGTAGACGGCGTCTGGCATGACGTCTGGTACGATACGAAAAGCACGGGCGGGCGGTTCGAACGCAGCACGACCTCGTGGCGCAACTGGATTACGGCTGACGGTGCAAAGGGACCTTCGGGCGAGGGCGGATTTCCTGCGGAAAGCGGGCGCTACCACCTCTATGTCAGCTTCGCCTGTCCCTGGGCGCACCGGACGTTAATCTTTCGCGAGCTCAAGGGGCTGGCGCCCCATATCGGCGTTTCCGTCGTTCATCCGGACATGCTGTCAGACGGATGGGAGTTCCGCACCGACTTTCCGGGCGCGACAGGCGACGATCTGTTCAACACGCGTTTCCTGCGCGACATCTATCTGCGTGCCGATCCCAAGGCCTCGGGGCGCGTGACCGTTCCGGTGCTGTGGGACAAGCAGCGCGGCACGATCGTCAGCAATGAAAGCGCCGAGATCATCCGCATGTTCAACTCGGCATTCGACGGGTTGACCGGAAACACGGATGATTACTACCCCGCCGATCTGCGCCCCGAGATCGACGCATTGAACGAGCGTATTTATGACACGGTGAATAACGGCGTTTACAAGGCCGGTTTCGCTACTAGTCAGAAAGCCTATGATGAGGCTGTCGTGCCGCTATTCGACAGCCTCGACTGGCTGGAGGATATCCTGAGCACGCGCCGCTACCTGACCGGCGACCGGCTGACAGAGGCCGATTGGCGTCTGTTCACCACCCTGGTCCGCTTCGATCCGGTCTATCACACGCATTTCAAATGCAATCGGGCGTGGTTGCGGGAATATCCCAATCTCTGGGGCTGGACGCGAGAACTATACCAGGTGGCGGGAATTGCCGGGACGGTGAATTTCGATCATATCGTGCGGCACTACCATTATAGTCATGACACGATAAATCCGAACCGGATCATTCCGGTCAACCCGGTGATCGACTGGACCGCGCCACATGGCCGCGGCTGA